A region of Lycium barbarum isolate Lr01 chromosome 3, ASM1917538v2, whole genome shotgun sequence DNA encodes the following proteins:
- the LOC132631362 gene encoding TOM1-like protein 6 → MISSLGAASSSSSSSSSSSASVRVEKATSEFLIGPDWTMNIDICDTINSNQWLAKDVVKAVKKRLQHKNPKVQLLSLTLLETMVKNCGDNMHFQIAERSILQDMVKIVKKKTDMHVRDKVLVLLDSWQEAFGGPGGKYPQYYWAYEELRRAGIQFPHRSFDTAPIFTPPVTHPAPRQPQPGYGMPSNSSTRLDEAMAAEVGNLSLSSINSMRDVADLLADMLQAVTPGDRLAVKDEVIVDLVDRCRSNQKKLMQMLTTTGDEELLAQGLELNDNLQNVLAKHDAIASGSPLPNDNHSAREMYHDPPSPKPAEVKPPSPTAADAKPSAPVLAATTGQIDEEEDEEDDFAQLARRHSKTSPAAQTNEGMVSGNSTGEPLDPVASNALVLRDPPATTKEQDIIDLLSLTLSTTSVYPETPQNSASATQNTHQEPHASSTAQGNPYAPQAYFGYQQDQSFSSYVAPWAQPQSQPQPQFHPQYQHQGQPQYHTQFQHPTQAQFQPQPHPQQQPQYQHQGQPQFHPQSQPQPQPQQQSQYQHQGQPQFHPQSQPQPSTQPQLQQPQESSLQSQHTSQPLPQSPLQPEPRTQLELHPQSQQRAQTQFPQYSAYPPPPWAATPGYLTNPSPSSRPSYMYSTPQPTKNTSMRPVQNVNPFPTMGGNGLAMNGDPKTTTTNPAAGQKTFIPSYRLFEDLNVFGNGDQRHNSSSGLSGNNSQSMVGGRK, encoded by the exons atgatttCATCATTGGGTGCagcttcttcatcttcatcttcatcatcatcttcatcagctTCTGTACGTGTTGAGAAGGCAACAAGTGAATTCTTGATTGGTCCTGATTGGACTATGAATATTGATATTTGTGATACCATCAATTCCAATCAATg GTTAGCAAAAGATGTTGTCAAAGCTGTGAAGAAGAGGTTGCAGCACAAGAACCCCAAAGTTCAGCTACTTTCTTTAACA CTTCTGGAGACAATGGTGAAGAACTGTGGCGATAATATGCACTTTCAAATTGCTGAAAGAAGCATACTGCAAGACATGGTCAAAATTGTAAAGAAGAAG ACTGATATGCATGTGAGAGATAAAGTGCTAGTACTACTGGACTCTTGGCAAGAGGCATTTGGTGGCCCTGGAGGAAAGTATCCCCAGTACTACTGGGCTTACGAAGAATTGAGG CGTGCTGGCATTCAATTTCCCCACCGTTCATTTGATACAGCTCCAATATTTACTCCTCCTGTTACTCATCCTGCACCAAGACAACCTCAACCTGGTTATGGAATGCCAAGCAATTCCTCAACAAGACTTGACGAGGCAATGGCAGCAGAGGTCGGAAACTTAAG CTTGTCCAGCATAAATTCTATGAGGGATGTTGCTGATCTGTTGGCTGATATGCTACAAGCTGTGACCCCAGGCGATCGTCTG GCTGTAAAAGATGAAGTTATAGTTGATCTTGTTGACCGCTGTCGCTCTAACCAGAAGAAGTTGATGCAAATGTTAACAACAACGGG GGATGAAGAACTTCTGGCCCAGGGTCTTGAATTGAATGATAACCTCCAAAATGTACTGGCTAAACATGATGCAATAGCTTCTGGGTCTCCACTCCCAAACGATAACCACTCAGCAAGAGAAATGTATCATGATCCTCCAAGCCCCAAACCTGCTGAAGTTAAACCACCTAGTCCAACAGCAGCAGATGCCAAACCTTCTGCACCAGTTCTTGCAGCAACCACAGGTCAAATTGATGAAGAGGAAGATGAGGAGGATGACTTTGCCCAATTAGCTCGAAG ACATTCAAAAACAAGTCCAGCAGCCCAAACAAATGAAGGAATGGTCTCTGGCAATTCTACGGGAGAACCATTGGATCCTGTCGCAAGCAATGCATTAGTTCTTCGTGATCCACCTGCAACCACGAAAGAACAAGACATAATTGACCTCTTGAGCCTCACCTTGTCAACAACAAGTGTATATCCCGAAACACCACAAAATTCTGCTTCAGCCACTCAAAACACGCATCAGGAGCCGCATGCCTCCTCAACCGCACAAGGGAATCCATATGCACCTCAAGCTTATTTTGGGTATCAACAAGATCAGAGCTTTAGCAGTTATGTAGCTCCTTGGGCTCAACCCCAGTCCCAACCCCAACCTCAGTTTCATCCTCAATATCAACACCAAGGCCAACCTCAGTATCATACACAATTTCAACACCCAACCCAAGCCCAGTTCCAGCCCCAGCCTCACCCACAGCAACAACCTCAATATCAACACCAAGGTCAACCTCAGTTTCATCCTCAATCCCAACCCCAGCCTCAACCACAGCAACAATCTCAATATCAACACCAAGGTCAACCTCAGTTTCATCCTCAATCCCAACCACAACCATCCACTCAGCCTCAACTGCAGCAACCACAAGAATCTTCATTACAATCTCAGCATACATCACAACCGCTTCCTCAATCTCCTTTGCAACCTGAACCTAGAACTCAGCTGGAACTTCATCCTCAGTCTCAACAACGTGCTCAGACTCAATTCCCTCAGTACTCTGCTTATCCACCTCCTCCTTGGGCAGCAACTCCCGGATATCTTACCAATCCAAGTCCTTCGTCTAGACCATCCTACATGTACTCAACTCCACAACCAACCAAAAATACATCCATGAGACCCGTACAGAATGTTAACCCCTTCCCTACTATGGGAGGCAATGGTTTAGCTATGAATGGGGACCCGAAGACGACAACAACTAACCCTGCTGCTGGGCAAAAAACCTTCATTCCATCTTATAGATTGTTTGAAGATCTTAATGTTTTCGGCAATGGGGATCAAAGACACAACTCATCTTCCGGTTTATCAGGAAATAACAGCCAAAGTATGGTTGGTGGACGAAAATGA